From Cannabis sativa cultivar Pink pepper isolate KNU-18-1 chromosome 8, ASM2916894v1, whole genome shotgun sequence, a single genomic window includes:
- the LOC115698584 gene encoding transcription factor GTE8 isoform X3, which produces MTVTKPNRYPGSYFGNAIQTAGESEFSGYSGRMDMEISASEAPSALTRKCISLNSNKERANFCIPNQVLNLSNLSRTERKDLLHKLKEDLVQTRVALRKLELLARSSSKDILTCSNGQNVPTIGKSRKFSTPTSSQGKKLNAGVKKAETNRSSSGKFESTKQTSLPDTTFAMLLKQCEALLKRLMNHRFGWAFNNPVDVVSMNIPDYFTVIKHPMDLGTINSKIASGSYSNPMEFYADVRLTFTNAMTYNPPGNLYHTMANNINKYFEVRWKNIEKNLPKFDSEPLPANSAKGDALEMTHPVSPSKKRKIMDMQPDVRSEPAKRVMTDEEKTKIDNELRYWLPELPSNILEFLQQSSLNGRDCEEEEIEIDIDEFSDDTLFKLRKLLDEFLEEKQKKQSQAEPCEIEHLQDSGLSNSSMSPCRGDDPIDEDVDIGGDEPPVLSYPPVEIEKDEEHRISKSTSPNKFGGDSSCPESECNGAKALTLVNESKVPENVDSGTELDKKTTISDLKERHLTDSCLNHVEQPGEQKPGSFEPDICQDVDSGPTGRLVSPDKQYRVAVLKDRFADTILRAREKTLNDGDKGDPEKLRREREALELLRRKEKARLRAEAQAAEDARRRAELEAAAEIKRKRDIEREAARQALLQIEKSVEIVDTAKFFEDLEMLRKNAPAELLPISVDDTSPNNVLDGLGSFKLGSSNALEQLGLFMKVDEEEEAEPACGTNTIDDCIEEGEID; this is translated from the exons ATGACTGTAACCAAGCCAAATAGGTACCCGGGAAGCTATTTCGGTAATGCCATTCAAACAGCTGGTGAGTCTGAGTTTTCGGGTTACTCAGGACGAATGGACATGGAAATCTCTGCCTCTGAAGCTCCAAGTGCCTTAACAAGGAAGTGCATAAGTTTGAATTCTAATAAAGAGAGAGCCAATTTCTGCATTCCCAATCAAGTTCTTAACTTGTCCAATTTGTCACGAACTGAGAGAAAGGATCTGTTACATAAATTGAAAGAGGATCTTGTACAAACACGAGTAGCTCTGAGGAAACTTGAATTACTTGCCAGGTCTTCTTCCAAGGACATTCTTACCTGTAGCAATGGACAGAATGTGCCAACCATTGGAAAGTCCAGGAAATTCTCAACACCAACTTCTAGCCAGGGAAAGAAGTTGAATGCTGGTGTTAAGAAAGCTGAAACTAATCGGAGTTCTTCTGGGAAGTTTGAATCAACAAAACAGACTTCATTACCAGACACTACATTTGCCATGTTGCTGAAACAATGTGAGGCATTGTTAAAACGATTGATGAATCATAGGTTTGGATGGGCATTTAACAACCCTGTTGATGTAGTGAGTATGAATATTCCGGATTATTTTACTGTTATTAAGCATCCAATGGATTTGGGAACTATAAATAGTAAGATAGCTTCAGGGTCGTACTCAAATCCCATGGAGTTTTATGCTGATGTGAGACTTACTTTCACAAATGCAATGACCTACAATCCTCCTGGAAATCTATACCATACTATGGCtaataatatcaataaatattttgaaGTTAGGTGGAAAAATATTGAAAAGAATTTGCCGAAATTTGATTCTGAACCATTACCAGCAAATTCGGCCAAAGGTGATGCCTTGGAAATGACTCATCCAGTTTCCCCctcaaaaaaaaggaaaattatgGATATGCAACCGGATGTAAGGTCTGAACCTGCTAAAAGAGTAATGACAGACGAGGAGAAAACCAAAATTGACAATGAATTAAGATATTGGCTGCCTGAGTTGCCTTCAAATATATTAGAGTTCCTACAGCAAAGTAGTTTAAATGGCAGAGACTGTGAAGAggaagagattgagattgataTTGACGAATTCAGTGATGATACTTTGTTCAAGCTGCGTAAGCTTTTAGATGAATTTCTGGAAGAGAAGCAGAAAAAACAGTCGCAAGCTGAACCTTGTGAAATAGAG CATTTGCAGGACTCAGGGTTGAGCAATTCTTCAATGTCACCTTGCAGAG GAGATGACCCAATTGATGAGGATGTTGATATTGGTGGAGATGAGCCTCCTGTATTAAGCTATCCTCCTGTTGAGATCGAAAAGGATGAAGAGCATAGGATCAGTAAATCTACGAGTCCTAACAAGTTTGGTG GTGACTCTAGCTGTCCTGAGAGTGAGTGTAATGGTGCTAAGGCGTTAACTTTAGTTAACGAATCTAAG GTGCCAGAAAATGTGGACTCTGGAACCGAATTAGACAAAAAGACAACCATTAGTGATCTCAAAGAAAGACATC TGACTGATAGTTGCCTGAACCACGTTGAGCAACCTGGTGAGCAAAAGCCAGGCTCTTTTGAACCAGATATCTGCCAAGATG TGGATAGTGGTCCAACTGGGAGGCTGGTCTCCCCTGACAAGCAGTATAGGGTAGCTGTTTTAAAGGATCGGTTCGCTGATACCATTTTAAGAGCACGCGAGAAAACTCTGAATGAT GGTGATAAAGGGGATCCTGAGAAATTGCGCCGGGAAAGGGAGGCACTTGAATTGCTGCGTAGAAAAG AAAAAGCACGGTTACGAGCTGAAGCCCAGGCTGCTGAAGATGCTCGAAGACGAGCTGAATTAGAAGCTGCAGCCGAAATTAAACGGAAGAGGGATATTGAGAGAGAGGCAGCACGGCAGGCATTGCTACAG ATCGAAAAGTCTGTTGAAATTGTTGATACCGCAAAGTTCTTTGAAGATTTAGAAATGCTTAGGAAGAATGCCCCTGCAGAACTGTTACCTATCTCAGTAGATGATACTAGCCCTAATAATGTACTAGATGGCTTAGGTAGCTTCAAGTTAGGGAGTAGTAATGCCTTGGAACAGCTTGGTTTGTTCATGAAGGTGGATGAAGAGGAAGAAGCCGAGCCAGCTTGCGGTACTAATACCATAGATGACTGTATAGAGGAGGGAGAAATTGATTAG
- the LOC115698584 gene encoding transcription factor GTE8 isoform X1, with amino-acid sequence MTVTKPNRYPGSYFGNAIQTAGESEFSGYSGRMDMEISASEAPSALTRKCISLNSNKERANFCIPNQVLNLSNLSRTERKDLLHKLKEDLVQTRVALRKLELLARSSSKDILTCSNGQNVPTIGKSRKFSTPTSSQGKKLNAGVKKAETNRSSSGKFESTKQTSLPDTTFAMLLKQCEALLKRLMNHRFGWAFNNPVDVVSMNIPDYFTVIKHPMDLGTINSKIASGSYSNPMEFYADVRLTFTNAMTYNPPGNLYHTMANNINKYFEVRWKNIEKNLPKFDSEPLPANSAKGDALEMTHPVSPSKKRKIMDMQPDVRSEPAKRVMTDEEKTKIDNELRYWLPELPSNILEFLQQSSLNGRDCEEEEIEIDIDEFSDDTLFKLRKLLDEFLEEKQKKQSQAEPCEIEHLQDSGLSNSSMSPCRGDDPIDEDVDIGGDEPPVLSYPPVEIEKDEEHRISKSTSPNKFGGDSSCPESECNGAKALTLVNESKVPENVDSGTELDKKTTISDLKERHHVSLGYAVTDSCLNHVEQPGEQKPGSFEPDICQDVDSGPTGRLVSPDKQYRVAVLKDRFADTILRAREKTLNDGDKGDPEKLRREREALELLRRKEKARLRAEAQAAEDARRRAELEAAAEIKRKRDIEREAARQALLQIEKSVEIVDTAKFFEDLEMLRKNAPAELLPISVDDTSPNNVLDGLGSFKLGSSNALEQLGLFMKVDEEEEAEPACGTNTIDDCIEEGEID; translated from the exons ATGACTGTAACCAAGCCAAATAGGTACCCGGGAAGCTATTTCGGTAATGCCATTCAAACAGCTGGTGAGTCTGAGTTTTCGGGTTACTCAGGACGAATGGACATGGAAATCTCTGCCTCTGAAGCTCCAAGTGCCTTAACAAGGAAGTGCATAAGTTTGAATTCTAATAAAGAGAGAGCCAATTTCTGCATTCCCAATCAAGTTCTTAACTTGTCCAATTTGTCACGAACTGAGAGAAAGGATCTGTTACATAAATTGAAAGAGGATCTTGTACAAACACGAGTAGCTCTGAGGAAACTTGAATTACTTGCCAGGTCTTCTTCCAAGGACATTCTTACCTGTAGCAATGGACAGAATGTGCCAACCATTGGAAAGTCCAGGAAATTCTCAACACCAACTTCTAGCCAGGGAAAGAAGTTGAATGCTGGTGTTAAGAAAGCTGAAACTAATCGGAGTTCTTCTGGGAAGTTTGAATCAACAAAACAGACTTCATTACCAGACACTACATTTGCCATGTTGCTGAAACAATGTGAGGCATTGTTAAAACGATTGATGAATCATAGGTTTGGATGGGCATTTAACAACCCTGTTGATGTAGTGAGTATGAATATTCCGGATTATTTTACTGTTATTAAGCATCCAATGGATTTGGGAACTATAAATAGTAAGATAGCTTCAGGGTCGTACTCAAATCCCATGGAGTTTTATGCTGATGTGAGACTTACTTTCACAAATGCAATGACCTACAATCCTCCTGGAAATCTATACCATACTATGGCtaataatatcaataaatattttgaaGTTAGGTGGAAAAATATTGAAAAGAATTTGCCGAAATTTGATTCTGAACCATTACCAGCAAATTCGGCCAAAGGTGATGCCTTGGAAATGACTCATCCAGTTTCCCCctcaaaaaaaaggaaaattatgGATATGCAACCGGATGTAAGGTCTGAACCTGCTAAAAGAGTAATGACAGACGAGGAGAAAACCAAAATTGACAATGAATTAAGATATTGGCTGCCTGAGTTGCCTTCAAATATATTAGAGTTCCTACAGCAAAGTAGTTTAAATGGCAGAGACTGTGAAGAggaagagattgagattgataTTGACGAATTCAGTGATGATACTTTGTTCAAGCTGCGTAAGCTTTTAGATGAATTTCTGGAAGAGAAGCAGAAAAAACAGTCGCAAGCTGAACCTTGTGAAATAGAG CATTTGCAGGACTCAGGGTTGAGCAATTCTTCAATGTCACCTTGCAGAG GAGATGACCCAATTGATGAGGATGTTGATATTGGTGGAGATGAGCCTCCTGTATTAAGCTATCCTCCTGTTGAGATCGAAAAGGATGAAGAGCATAGGATCAGTAAATCTACGAGTCCTAACAAGTTTGGTG GTGACTCTAGCTGTCCTGAGAGTGAGTGTAATGGTGCTAAGGCGTTAACTTTAGTTAACGAATCTAAG GTGCCAGAAAATGTGGACTCTGGAACCGAATTAGACAAAAAGACAACCATTAGTGATCTCAAAGAAAGACATC atGTATCTCTGGGTTATGCAGTGACTGATAGTTGCCTGAACCACGTTGAGCAACCTGGTGAGCAAAAGCCAGGCTCTTTTGAACCAGATATCTGCCAAGATG TGGATAGTGGTCCAACTGGGAGGCTGGTCTCCCCTGACAAGCAGTATAGGGTAGCTGTTTTAAAGGATCGGTTCGCTGATACCATTTTAAGAGCACGCGAGAAAACTCTGAATGAT GGTGATAAAGGGGATCCTGAGAAATTGCGCCGGGAAAGGGAGGCACTTGAATTGCTGCGTAGAAAAG AAAAAGCACGGTTACGAGCTGAAGCCCAGGCTGCTGAAGATGCTCGAAGACGAGCTGAATTAGAAGCTGCAGCCGAAATTAAACGGAAGAGGGATATTGAGAGAGAGGCAGCACGGCAGGCATTGCTACAG ATCGAAAAGTCTGTTGAAATTGTTGATACCGCAAAGTTCTTTGAAGATTTAGAAATGCTTAGGAAGAATGCCCCTGCAGAACTGTTACCTATCTCAGTAGATGATACTAGCCCTAATAATGTACTAGATGGCTTAGGTAGCTTCAAGTTAGGGAGTAGTAATGCCTTGGAACAGCTTGGTTTGTTCATGAAGGTGGATGAAGAGGAAGAAGCCGAGCCAGCTTGCGGTACTAATACCATAGATGACTGTATAGAGGAGGGAGAAATTGATTAG
- the LOC115698584 gene encoding transcription factor GTE8 isoform X4, whose protein sequence is MTVTKPNRYPGSYFGNAIQTAGESEFSGYSGRMDMEISASEAPSALTRKCISLNSNKERANFCIPNQVLNLSNLSRTERKDLLHKLKEDLVQTRVALRKLELLARSSSKDILTCSNGQNVPTIGKSRKFSTPTSSQGKKLNAGVKKAETNRSSSGKFESTKQTSLPDTTFAMLLKQCEALLKRLMNHRFGWAFNNPVDVVSMNIPDYFTVIKHPMDLGTINSKIASGSYSNPMEFYADVRLTFTNAMTYNPPGNLYHTMANNINKYFEVRWKNIEKNLPKFDSEPLPANSAKGDALEMTHPVSPSKKRKIMDMQPDVRSEPAKRVMTDEEKTKIDNELRYWLPELPSNILEFLQQSSLNGRDCEEEEIEIDIDEFSDDTLFKLRKLLDEFLEEKQKKQSQAEPCEIEDSGLSNSSMSPCRGDDPIDEDVDIGGDEPPVLSYPPVEIEKDEEHRISKSTSPNKFGGDSSCPESECNGAKALTLVNESKVPENVDSGTELDKKTTISDLKERHLTDSCLNHVEQPGEQKPGSFEPDICQDVDSGPTGRLVSPDKQYRVAVLKDRFADTILRAREKTLNDGDKGDPEKLRREREALELLRRKEKARLRAEAQAAEDARRRAELEAAAEIKRKRDIEREAARQALLQIEKSVEIVDTAKFFEDLEMLRKNAPAELLPISVDDTSPNNVLDGLGSFKLGSSNALEQLGLFMKVDEEEEAEPACGTNTIDDCIEEGEID, encoded by the exons ATGACTGTAACCAAGCCAAATAGGTACCCGGGAAGCTATTTCGGTAATGCCATTCAAACAGCTGGTGAGTCTGAGTTTTCGGGTTACTCAGGACGAATGGACATGGAAATCTCTGCCTCTGAAGCTCCAAGTGCCTTAACAAGGAAGTGCATAAGTTTGAATTCTAATAAAGAGAGAGCCAATTTCTGCATTCCCAATCAAGTTCTTAACTTGTCCAATTTGTCACGAACTGAGAGAAAGGATCTGTTACATAAATTGAAAGAGGATCTTGTACAAACACGAGTAGCTCTGAGGAAACTTGAATTACTTGCCAGGTCTTCTTCCAAGGACATTCTTACCTGTAGCAATGGACAGAATGTGCCAACCATTGGAAAGTCCAGGAAATTCTCAACACCAACTTCTAGCCAGGGAAAGAAGTTGAATGCTGGTGTTAAGAAAGCTGAAACTAATCGGAGTTCTTCTGGGAAGTTTGAATCAACAAAACAGACTTCATTACCAGACACTACATTTGCCATGTTGCTGAAACAATGTGAGGCATTGTTAAAACGATTGATGAATCATAGGTTTGGATGGGCATTTAACAACCCTGTTGATGTAGTGAGTATGAATATTCCGGATTATTTTACTGTTATTAAGCATCCAATGGATTTGGGAACTATAAATAGTAAGATAGCTTCAGGGTCGTACTCAAATCCCATGGAGTTTTATGCTGATGTGAGACTTACTTTCACAAATGCAATGACCTACAATCCTCCTGGAAATCTATACCATACTATGGCtaataatatcaataaatattttgaaGTTAGGTGGAAAAATATTGAAAAGAATTTGCCGAAATTTGATTCTGAACCATTACCAGCAAATTCGGCCAAAGGTGATGCCTTGGAAATGACTCATCCAGTTTCCCCctcaaaaaaaaggaaaattatgGATATGCAACCGGATGTAAGGTCTGAACCTGCTAAAAGAGTAATGACAGACGAGGAGAAAACCAAAATTGACAATGAATTAAGATATTGGCTGCCTGAGTTGCCTTCAAATATATTAGAGTTCCTACAGCAAAGTAGTTTAAATGGCAGAGACTGTGAAGAggaagagattgagattgataTTGACGAATTCAGTGATGATACTTTGTTCAAGCTGCGTAAGCTTTTAGATGAATTTCTGGAAGAGAAGCAGAAAAAACAGTCGCAAGCTGAACCTTGTGAAATAGAG GACTCAGGGTTGAGCAATTCTTCAATGTCACCTTGCAGAG GAGATGACCCAATTGATGAGGATGTTGATATTGGTGGAGATGAGCCTCCTGTATTAAGCTATCCTCCTGTTGAGATCGAAAAGGATGAAGAGCATAGGATCAGTAAATCTACGAGTCCTAACAAGTTTGGTG GTGACTCTAGCTGTCCTGAGAGTGAGTGTAATGGTGCTAAGGCGTTAACTTTAGTTAACGAATCTAAG GTGCCAGAAAATGTGGACTCTGGAACCGAATTAGACAAAAAGACAACCATTAGTGATCTCAAAGAAAGACATC TGACTGATAGTTGCCTGAACCACGTTGAGCAACCTGGTGAGCAAAAGCCAGGCTCTTTTGAACCAGATATCTGCCAAGATG TGGATAGTGGTCCAACTGGGAGGCTGGTCTCCCCTGACAAGCAGTATAGGGTAGCTGTTTTAAAGGATCGGTTCGCTGATACCATTTTAAGAGCACGCGAGAAAACTCTGAATGAT GGTGATAAAGGGGATCCTGAGAAATTGCGCCGGGAAAGGGAGGCACTTGAATTGCTGCGTAGAAAAG AAAAAGCACGGTTACGAGCTGAAGCCCAGGCTGCTGAAGATGCTCGAAGACGAGCTGAATTAGAAGCTGCAGCCGAAATTAAACGGAAGAGGGATATTGAGAGAGAGGCAGCACGGCAGGCATTGCTACAG ATCGAAAAGTCTGTTGAAATTGTTGATACCGCAAAGTTCTTTGAAGATTTAGAAATGCTTAGGAAGAATGCCCCTGCAGAACTGTTACCTATCTCAGTAGATGATACTAGCCCTAATAATGTACTAGATGGCTTAGGTAGCTTCAAGTTAGGGAGTAGTAATGCCTTGGAACAGCTTGGTTTGTTCATGAAGGTGGATGAAGAGGAAGAAGCCGAGCCAGCTTGCGGTACTAATACCATAGATGACTGTATAGAGGAGGGAGAAATTGATTAG
- the LOC115701392 gene encoding TLC domain-containing protein At5g14285 has protein sequence MEETQFQSPPTLPLFLGFFLIIYLSAQFIVFRNWSPKIRPEASSCLISFFHGTPAVFLAAGAIFADANRGFASANTEFQNIVLDYSIAYFLMDLLHYLTFVPGDVLFIGHHLATLFVFVTCRYLVSHGAFAILFLLILAEITSFCQNTWTLANARRNDLEFAAKLYDLLSPPFYVLYSIVRGFAGPYFLYKMGVFYLSGAADGVIPRWVCVSWIVVVFTAISVSILWIINLWIELYRVRRTEKLEKKKLR, from the coding sequence ATGGAAGAAACCCAATTTCAATCCCCACCGACTCTCCCACTCTTCCTGGGTTTCTTCTTAATCATCTACCTTTCTGCTCAGTTCATCGTCTTCCGAAATTGGAGTCCGAAGATCCGACCCGAAGCTTCAAGTTGCTTAATATCATTCTTCCACGGTACACCGGCGGTTTTCTTAGCCGCCGGTGCGATATTCGCCGACGCAAATCGTGGGTTCGCTTCAGCCAATACTGAATTTCAGAACATTGTTCTCGATTACAGCATAGCTTATTTTCTAATGGATCTTCTTCACTACCTCACCTTCGTTCCCGGCGACGTTCTCTTCATCGGTCACCACTTAGCCACGCTTTTCGTTTTCGTCACGTGCCGGTACCTGGTCTCACACGGGGCTTTCGCTATTCTCTTCCTCCTAATACTGGCGGAGATCACAAGCTTTTGTCAGAACACGTGGACACTCGCCAACGCTAGAAGAAACGACCTTGAATTTGCAGCCAAACTGTATGATCTTTTGTCTCCTCCATTTTATGTTTTGTACTCAATTGTTCGTGGGTTTGCTGGGCCTTATTTTCTCTACAAAATGGGTGTTTTTTACTTGAGTGGCGCTGCTGATGGTGTGATTCCCAGATGGGTTTGTGTGTCTTGGATTGTTGTGGTGTTTACTGCCATTTCAGTTAGTATTCTTTGGATAATTAATCTTTGGATTGAGTTGTACAGAGTAAGAAGAACTGAGAAATTGGAGAAGAAGAAACTTAGATAA
- the LOC115698584 gene encoding transcription factor GTE8 isoform X2, with protein MTVTKPNRYPGSYFGNAIQTAGESEFSGYSGRMDMEISASEAPSALTRKCISLNSNKERANFCIPNQVLNLSNLSRTERKDLLHKLKEDLVQTRVALRKLELLARSSSKDILTCSNGQNVPTIGKSRKFSTPTSSQGKKLNAGVKKAETNRSSSGKFESTKQTSLPDTTFAMLLKQCEALLKRLMNHRFGWAFNNPVDVVSMNIPDYFTVIKHPMDLGTINSKIASGSYSNPMEFYADVRLTFTNAMTYNPPGNLYHTMANNINKYFEVRWKNIEKNLPKFDSEPLPANSAKGDALEMTHPVSPSKKRKIMDMQPDVRSEPAKRVMTDEEKTKIDNELRYWLPELPSNILEFLQQSSLNGRDCEEEEIEIDIDEFSDDTLFKLRKLLDEFLEEKQKKQSQAEPCEIEDSGLSNSSMSPCRGDDPIDEDVDIGGDEPPVLSYPPVEIEKDEEHRISKSTSPNKFGGDSSCPESECNGAKALTLVNESKVPENVDSGTELDKKTTISDLKERHHVSLGYAVTDSCLNHVEQPGEQKPGSFEPDICQDVDSGPTGRLVSPDKQYRVAVLKDRFADTILRAREKTLNDGDKGDPEKLRREREALELLRRKEKARLRAEAQAAEDARRRAELEAAAEIKRKRDIEREAARQALLQIEKSVEIVDTAKFFEDLEMLRKNAPAELLPISVDDTSPNNVLDGLGSFKLGSSNALEQLGLFMKVDEEEEAEPACGTNTIDDCIEEGEID; from the exons ATGACTGTAACCAAGCCAAATAGGTACCCGGGAAGCTATTTCGGTAATGCCATTCAAACAGCTGGTGAGTCTGAGTTTTCGGGTTACTCAGGACGAATGGACATGGAAATCTCTGCCTCTGAAGCTCCAAGTGCCTTAACAAGGAAGTGCATAAGTTTGAATTCTAATAAAGAGAGAGCCAATTTCTGCATTCCCAATCAAGTTCTTAACTTGTCCAATTTGTCACGAACTGAGAGAAAGGATCTGTTACATAAATTGAAAGAGGATCTTGTACAAACACGAGTAGCTCTGAGGAAACTTGAATTACTTGCCAGGTCTTCTTCCAAGGACATTCTTACCTGTAGCAATGGACAGAATGTGCCAACCATTGGAAAGTCCAGGAAATTCTCAACACCAACTTCTAGCCAGGGAAAGAAGTTGAATGCTGGTGTTAAGAAAGCTGAAACTAATCGGAGTTCTTCTGGGAAGTTTGAATCAACAAAACAGACTTCATTACCAGACACTACATTTGCCATGTTGCTGAAACAATGTGAGGCATTGTTAAAACGATTGATGAATCATAGGTTTGGATGGGCATTTAACAACCCTGTTGATGTAGTGAGTATGAATATTCCGGATTATTTTACTGTTATTAAGCATCCAATGGATTTGGGAACTATAAATAGTAAGATAGCTTCAGGGTCGTACTCAAATCCCATGGAGTTTTATGCTGATGTGAGACTTACTTTCACAAATGCAATGACCTACAATCCTCCTGGAAATCTATACCATACTATGGCtaataatatcaataaatattttgaaGTTAGGTGGAAAAATATTGAAAAGAATTTGCCGAAATTTGATTCTGAACCATTACCAGCAAATTCGGCCAAAGGTGATGCCTTGGAAATGACTCATCCAGTTTCCCCctcaaaaaaaaggaaaattatgGATATGCAACCGGATGTAAGGTCTGAACCTGCTAAAAGAGTAATGACAGACGAGGAGAAAACCAAAATTGACAATGAATTAAGATATTGGCTGCCTGAGTTGCCTTCAAATATATTAGAGTTCCTACAGCAAAGTAGTTTAAATGGCAGAGACTGTGAAGAggaagagattgagattgataTTGACGAATTCAGTGATGATACTTTGTTCAAGCTGCGTAAGCTTTTAGATGAATTTCTGGAAGAGAAGCAGAAAAAACAGTCGCAAGCTGAACCTTGTGAAATAGAG GACTCAGGGTTGAGCAATTCTTCAATGTCACCTTGCAGAG GAGATGACCCAATTGATGAGGATGTTGATATTGGTGGAGATGAGCCTCCTGTATTAAGCTATCCTCCTGTTGAGATCGAAAAGGATGAAGAGCATAGGATCAGTAAATCTACGAGTCCTAACAAGTTTGGTG GTGACTCTAGCTGTCCTGAGAGTGAGTGTAATGGTGCTAAGGCGTTAACTTTAGTTAACGAATCTAAG GTGCCAGAAAATGTGGACTCTGGAACCGAATTAGACAAAAAGACAACCATTAGTGATCTCAAAGAAAGACATC atGTATCTCTGGGTTATGCAGTGACTGATAGTTGCCTGAACCACGTTGAGCAACCTGGTGAGCAAAAGCCAGGCTCTTTTGAACCAGATATCTGCCAAGATG TGGATAGTGGTCCAACTGGGAGGCTGGTCTCCCCTGACAAGCAGTATAGGGTAGCTGTTTTAAAGGATCGGTTCGCTGATACCATTTTAAGAGCACGCGAGAAAACTCTGAATGAT GGTGATAAAGGGGATCCTGAGAAATTGCGCCGGGAAAGGGAGGCACTTGAATTGCTGCGTAGAAAAG AAAAAGCACGGTTACGAGCTGAAGCCCAGGCTGCTGAAGATGCTCGAAGACGAGCTGAATTAGAAGCTGCAGCCGAAATTAAACGGAAGAGGGATATTGAGAGAGAGGCAGCACGGCAGGCATTGCTACAG ATCGAAAAGTCTGTTGAAATTGTTGATACCGCAAAGTTCTTTGAAGATTTAGAAATGCTTAGGAAGAATGCCCCTGCAGAACTGTTACCTATCTCAGTAGATGATACTAGCCCTAATAATGTACTAGATGGCTTAGGTAGCTTCAAGTTAGGGAGTAGTAATGCCTTGGAACAGCTTGGTTTGTTCATGAAGGTGGATGAAGAGGAAGAAGCCGAGCCAGCTTGCGGTACTAATACCATAGATGACTGTATAGAGGAGGGAGAAATTGATTAG